In Mustela erminea isolate mMusErm1 chromosome 8, mMusErm1.Pri, whole genome shotgun sequence, a genomic segment contains:
- the LOC116597393 gene encoding thiamine transporter 2-like, translating into MDCFRTSPSHSWIYPTVILCLFGFFSMMRPSEPFLIPYLSGPDKNLTSSEITNEIFPIWTYSYLVLLLPVFILTDYVRYKPVIILQGVSFIITWLLLLFGQGVKAMQVVEFFYGMVTATEVAYYAYIYSVVSPEHYQKVSGYCRSITLVAYTAASVLAQLLVSLASLSYFYLNVISLASVSVAFVLSLFLPMPKKSMFFHAKSSKEIQKQPNKNEASDAPYKINTPGGEEKPASEIPTISGNLDGGPLSSPMLRNVALNVFVQWFQDLKECYSSKRLFYWSLWWAFSTAGFNQVLNYVQILWDYKAPSQSSFVYNGAVEAIATFGGAVAAFAVGYVKVNWDLLGELALAIFSIISAGSLFLMHYTTDIWACYAGYLIFKSSYMLLITIAVFQIAVNLSVERYALVFGMNTFMALVIQTIMTVIVVDQKGLNLPISIQFLVYGSYFAFIAAIFLTRSTYIIYSTKCQKQAQSSPASQNPDELHPEGPRNVITGTKL; encoded by the exons ATGGATTGTTTCAGAACTTCACCAAGTCATTCCTGGATTTATCCCACGGTGATCCTATGCTTATTTGGATTTTTCTCCATGATGAGACCCTCAGAACCCTTCCTTATACCGTATTTATCTGGACCAGATAAAAACCTGACCAGTTCAGAG ATCACAAATGAGATCTTCCCAATCTGGACATACTCTTACCTGGTGCTGCTGCTCCCCGTGTTCATCCTGACCGATTACGTCCGCTACAAGCCAGTCATCATCCTGCAAGGAGTCAGCTTCATCATCACATGGTTGCTGCTCTTGTTCGGCCAGGGAGTGAAGGCCATGCAGGTGGTGGAGTTCTTCTACGGGATGGTCACCGCCACCGAGGTGGCGTACTATGCCTACATTTACAGCGTGGTCAGCCCTGAGCACTACCAGAAAGTGAGCGGCTACTGCAGGAGCATCACGCTGGTGGCCTACACAGCGGCCTCGGTGCTGGCCCAGCTCCTGGTGTCCCTGGCCAGCCTCTCGTACTTTTACCTCAACGTCATATCCTTGGCTTCCGTCTCTGTGGCCTTCGTTTTGTCCCTTTTCCTGCCAATGCCCAAGAAGAGCATGTTTTTCCATGCAAAATCcagcaaagaaatacagaaacaacCGAACAAAAATGAGGCGTCAGATGCACCTTACAAAATTAACACACCAGGCGGTGAAGAGAAGCCCGCTTCAGAAATACCCACCATTTCAGGGAACCTGGATGGTGGTCCTTTGAGCAGCCCGATGCTGCGAAATGTAGCGTTGAATGTTTTTGTGCAGTGGTTCCAAGATCTGAAGGAGTGCTACTCCTCCAAGCGACTATTTTACTGGTCCCTATGGTGGGCCTTCTCAACAGCAGGTTTTAACCAGGTTTTGAACTATGTTCAAATCCTGTGGGATTACAAGGCACCATCCCAGAGTTCTTTCGTCTACAATGGGGCAGTAGAAGCTATTGCAACCTTTGGAG gGGCTGTGGCTGCCTTTGCAGTGGGCTATGTGAAAGTCAACTGGGATCTTCTGGGGGAGCTGGCCTTAGCCATCTTCTCCATCATTAGCGCAGGCTCTCTGTTTCTCATGCATTACACGACCGACATCTGGGCATGCTATGCTGGCTATCTGATATTCAAGTCCAGCTATATGCTGCTTATAACCATAGCAGT ATTTCAGATCGCAGTTAATCTGAGTGTGGAACGCTACGCCCTGGTGTTTGGAATGAACACCTTCATGGCACTGGTAATTCAGACCATTATGACAGTGATTGTTGTAGATCAGAAAGGACTCAACCTGCCGATCAGCATTCAG tttttagTTTATGGGAGTTATTTTGCCTTTATTGCTGCCATTTTTCTAACGAGAAGCACATACATCATCTACTCAACCAAATGCCAAAAGCAAGCACAGAGCTCTCCAGCAAGTCAGAACCCAGATGAACTCCACCCAGAGGGACCAAGGAATGTCATTACAGGAACAAAGCTCTGA